The Motacilla alba alba isolate MOTALB_02 chromosome 27, Motacilla_alba_V1.0_pri, whole genome shotgun sequence genome includes a window with the following:
- the DNAJC7 gene encoding dnaJ homolog subfamily C member 7 — MAAAAAAEAECDVVMAAPDGPGETDSDEEARREAEAFKEQGNAYYAKKDYNEAFNYYTKAIDTCPNNASYYGNRAATLMMLGRFREALEDAQQSVRLDDSFVRGHLREGKCHLSLGNAMAASRCFQRVLELDHKNTQAQQELKNATTVLEYEKIAEVDFEKRDFRKVVFCMDRALEFAPACHRFKILKAECLALLGRYPEAQSVASDILRMDSTNADALYVRGLCLYYEDCIEKAVQFFVQALRMAPDHEKACLACRNAKALKAKKEDGNKAFKKGNYKLAYELYTEALGIDPNNIKTNAKLYCNRGTVNSKLRKLEEAIDDCTNAVKLDDTYVKAYLRRAQCYMDTEQYEDAVRDYEKVYQTEKTKEHKQLLKNAQVELKKSKRKDYYKILGVNKNASEDEIKKAYRKRALMHHPDRHSGASAEVQKEEEKKFKEVGEAFTILSDPKKKARYDSGQDLEEDGLNMGEFDPNNIFKAFFSGPGGFSFEASGPGNFFFQFG, encoded by the exons AGAAGCAGAAGCATtcaaggagcagggaaatgcaTACTATGCCAAGAAAGATTACAACGAAGCATTCAACTACTACACAAAAGCCATAG ATACGTGTCCCAATAATGCCAGTTATTATGGGAACAGAGCTGCCACGCTCATGATGCTGGGGAGGTTCCGAGAAGCCCTGGAGGATGCTCAGCAGTCAGTCAGGCTGGACGACAGCTTTGTACGG GGCCATCTCCGGGAAGGGAAGTGCCACCTTTCCCTAGGGAATGCCATGGCTGCCAGCCGCTGCTTTCAACGAGTTTTAGAACTGGATCATAAGAAtacccaggcacagcaggag CTGAAGAATGCCACGACTGTGCTTGAGTATGAAAAAATAGCTGAAGTGGATTTTGAGAAGCGGGATTTCAGGAAG GTTGTGTTTTGCATGGATCGTGCTTTGGAGTTCGCTCCCGCCTGCCACCGCTTCAAAATCCTCAAGGCCGAGTGTTTGGCGCTGCTGGGCCGGTACCCCGAGGCACAGTCCGTGGCCAG CGATATCCTGCGGATGGACTCGACCAACGCCGACGCGCTGTACGTGCGCGGGCTGTGCCTGTACTACGAGGACTGCATCGAGAAGGCCGTGCAGTTCTTCGTGCAGGCCCTCAGGATGGCCCCTGACCACGAGAAAGCCTGTCTTGCCTGCAGG AATGCCAAAGCACTTAAAGCGAAGAAGGAAGACGGGAATAAAGCGTTCAAGAAAGGCAACTACAAACTAGCATATGAACTGTACACAGAGGCACTAGGAATAGACCCAAATAATATCAAAACAAATGCCAAACTCTACTGCAACAGGGGCACGGTTAATTCAAAG CTTAGGAAACTTGAAGAAGCAATCGACGACTGCACGAACGCGGTGAAGCTGGACGACACGTACGTCAAAGCCTACCTGAGGAGGGCACAGTG TTACATGGACACAGAGCAATATGAAGATGCTGTAAGAGACTATGAGAAGGTTTAtcagacagagaaaacaaaag AACACAAGCAGCTCCTAAAGAATGCACAGGTGGAactgaaaaagagcaaaaggaaagacTACTACAAAATCCTGGGGGTGAACAAAAACGCCTCTGAAGATGAGATCAAGAAGGCTTACAGGAAACGAGCACTAATGCACCATCCAG ACCGACACAGCGGAGCGAGTGCAGAGGtacagaaggaagaagagaagaaatttaaGGAGGTTGGTGAAGCCTTTACCATCCTGTCAGATCCCAAGAAGAAGGCTCGCTATGACAGTGGGCAGGACTTGGAAGAGGATGGATTAAACATGGGAG AATTTGATCCAAATAACATCTTCAAGGCCTTCTTCAGCGGGCCAGGGGGCTTCAGCTTCGAAG cttctgggcctggaaatttctttttccagtttggctaa